Genomic window (Lycium barbarum isolate Lr01 chromosome 2, ASM1917538v2, whole genome shotgun sequence):
GGCTAATATATAGTTGCCTAATTTCTTCTAATATTTCTTTATATTCTAGCCAGATGAGTgttactttttattatttttaaaatctCAAAATTCTTTAATACATTTGTTAATAAATATCAGTAAGACTAATCAATACTCCATCCAATCAAAAATTGTGTCCACTTAGGGTTTTTTTCTTgagtaaaaaagagtgtccacttatcaaatcaagaaagaattaaccttattttttcagatttatcCCTAGTAAGTactatgtgatcaaatcccaaaacctatttaattaggggtagtctAATCAAATTACCTCTTTTTGcctagaagttagtattttcttaaagagtgtgcaaatgactaagtaaatactctttttgatccggagggagtattacttATGAATAATACTTAAATAATAATGAAAGGTGAGAGGAGCTGGGTAATATCAAGAGTCTTCGATAAATATTAATCTTCTTTGTTTCATACTACTAATTAATATTAACGATGAATAATATTTAAAGTATTAATGTAGGTGAGCAGAGTTGCATAAATTCAAATGTCATTCAACAAATATCTAACTTTTATGAAAATTAATTGAATATTAGTTATTAATTGAcctgagggtctttcggaaacttCCCTACTTTTCAAGATAGGGATAATgtctgcgtacattttaccctcccTAGACTCTACCTGCTgaattacactgagtatgttgttgttgttgttgtgcgtACTTTCGGGCCCAATTTTAAGTAAATGATCTGAAATAGTCCTTAGGCCCAAAATAAAGACAAGCTCtagtcaaaatttaaaatttcactCTACACTCTCTCTCCCACTTTTCTGCCGCCGCCGCTTGCTTTGGGTTTACTCAcgcttcttttcttcttcttattagatgaATTGGAAGTCTCTCAAAGTAACTATTTTCCTCGTAGAATATTTCGATGAAACTTGTTTTCATAAAAAGAGCACTCTAGATCTAGCATAGTTAAAGATCCAAGTTTTGGCAATCTCCGTAGTATCTGCGTAAGCTTTGATTGATCAACCCATCATGGCTTCTAAAAAAACATGATCAACATTGAATAATAAAAAATATCCAGACAAAAGTCATTCTCTTACGTAAAATGAAAAACATAAGAGATATCTGAAAAATGCGCGTTTGAATTGAGAAGCTATGGATTAAAAAACTACACAtagtaaagaaaataaaatcaatGTGTTATCTAAAATTCAGGGATTCAAGATGAATCAGATGCTTTAGAACTGAGCAGGAGCTTTGACAGAAAAAGCTCCAGTTATTCAGTTTAGGTTTAATGGAGGATAAGAGATGAAGATAGAGATAGAAGTAAAGACTTGTATTATGTTTCAATTGATGATTGTAATCTCTATGATACAGTGCTTTATACGAGTGAAAGGAAATATAAAAGACTGTTAACTAACTGGCAGTTATTAATCTAACAACCTTGCTGACACGGCACTTCTGCCAGCCAATTCTTAACAAACTTCTGGAAATTCAATTAACTCTGAATTTCAATTCTCAATTTCATGTATCAGTACTCTCTACAATAGAAGATCTTTGACCACAAAGATCAAAATCTAGAAATCTGGTCTTGAGAGTGTTCAAGTACTCCCAAGTGGCATGATCTGCAGTGAGGCCTACTTATTAACCAATGCTTGTGCCACAGCCCTGTTCCCCGTCTTAATCATTCTTCTCTGTAATATAACCTCTGGATTAGGACAATGAATGGTAAATTTACCTCCTCCAGATCTAATGGAAATTATGATAATTCTAATGGCAACTTGTGGTGAACAAGACGATCACACCTAAACTTTGTTAAATCATCACCCATATCTTCATAATTTTGCAAATGCTCCCAGAAGTGACTGATATGTCAGTTCTATAACTAAGCATTCAATTTCTAGCAATGTCAAAGTACACCGTTGTTTTGGCTGGATTGATGTTAGTCGCACAGTTAGCAATCAAGATACCTACAATGTTGATTCTATTTTGTTTCTTGGCCATAATGCAAAAGGTATTAAACTTCCCTTCTACATTGGCAGTAGCACCGTTACTGCACAAGAGAGAGCTAAGAAAGTCTTTTTAATCTCCATGTCATGTTGTTCATCAAGTTCCATTTTCTTGTAGTCATCTACAACCAATTCTTTATGAATTTTTCCTTCAAGTGATTCAACAGCAAATATCTCACACCTACCTAACTCCACTTTCTCTAGCTTTACTTCCATTCGGATGAAGGAATTCTCACCATCTCGATTGGTTTTGAATTCCTCTGCACTCTTGTAAAGGAATCATTTTAACTGCTCCACCAAGATTAAATTCTTTTTCACCAATTCCATTTGTCTGTTCCAAGCTACTGATTGTCAAAGCTCTTTTCTATCCCAAAAGATGTCGACCTTATCCCAAGTGACGGGGCAGAAGACTGTAACAGTAGAAACTGAGTGCGTCTCTTCCCTTGCGATCACCCTTTTTCTCAAGGGTGAAATATGAACTAGAGATTTGAGAATTGACGGCCTCTAATTGTGCAGCAATATGACAGTTCACAAGGTATATCATATGATCATACATTCTCATACTCAATATTATTGCTTTCCTGTTCCCAATCACATCCCAAGTTGCCAGTGATAAAAAACCATCAATTCATACTTTTACTCTTCCCTCTGCAATTAGTATTGGTCTTTCCTCTGTTATTAGAAAGCGTGATTTCTCAATCTCTTCACATGGGCAGGTCTTCTTATCACTCTCCAAGTTTAATCATAAATCGATGGAAGTCATGATCTTGGGGAGAATTGTATCAGAACGAGCTTGCCATGAGAGCACTTCTTTCTAAGCAGCTCCTGAATAAACATCACAAGTTGTGCAGTTAATTGCTTTTTTCACCCCTGGAAGCCCAATTCGATCATTTTTGAATTCAGAGAATTGCTGCTGACCTTTATTATCAACAAACTTATCCAATTCCCATTGCTTTGCACCAACTCCATTATGCTTCTCGTTTTTCATTATCCTAAATCATATTCTCATATTCCAATATGAAGCCATTACAAGAACTCACCTTAAAGTAACCAGCCAAAATAGGGTACCAAGAAGCCACATGTACATAATCAGATATCATAATATTCATTGACATCTCATTTTCCTCAGGCATTTGATCGAACATGTAAGGGGCGACTACATCtctttcaaattttgaatttacATTAAGAACAAACAGATCAAAATCTACCTCAGGGCCTTCTAGAACTTGAGAAGGAGAGAATTAGGGATGCATAAAGAGTCCGAGCGTCCCAGCTTGCAGATccttcttatttcttgttctcaCTAACGCACCTTCATTGGAACTAGTTTCTTCACTGTTTAGAGAAGTTGTGAGCACCTTGTTCTCATTTTTTATGgaaagaacatcaagaaccaagCCTCCAAATTTCCTCATATTACTGTCCATATCATGGTGAAGATAAGGTAAGGCTGTGATTCTTGCTCAAAAAACAGACCGAACGCCTTCGAGTTATTGGCTCGTCCAACCCGGCAGCATTCATGAGTCGCATTTTACCCATTAACATCTTAGAAGATTTCACAAAACCTTTATCACTTAGTTTTTTATTGTCGATCAAAGTCAGAGTGGGGAGGGAATGTTTATTTACAGTTGTTGTAGTACAACTTTTCATTTCCTGTTCGGTCTTTCAATAAGTAGTCAGTTGCGGGTGTAATCAGACTCAGGGTCAGACTTAACATTGATTGAAGCAGCTGTTGGAGAGAAGGCATAACTGAAGGTGCATCAAGAGTTCCATCTGCAAAAGTATCTACATCACTTTCATTTTCCATGAAATTTTTTTGTTAGAAGCATGTCTTCAAGAAGTTCAGATTCTGTTGTTGAAGAATTTGTATATTCATCAAATTGTGGCTGAAATTGTTCCTCCCTGTTGCTGCTTCAAGATCCATCTATCTAACAATTCCAGTGCACTTTTCAAGCCTTCTTCCACATTTTTGAGTTTAATTTCAATGTTTACGATATGATTTTTGAAAACTTGACATTCTTCTACAGTCTAAGAGATAATTCGAGTAAATCAGCTataaaaataaaaggaagaagATGGAATAGAAGTTGAATAGAATATAACTGAATTATATTTTCATAGATGATTGTAATCTCTATGATACAGTGAtttatactgtcacgacccaactcgtgaatcgagcgggcacccacactaaccctcctgGTGGGCGGACCTAtcgagcgggcacccacactaaccctcctgGTGGGCGGACCTTTCCCTCATAGCATGCCATTAGATCAAATGCGAAAATGGAAACAGAAACAAGCTAAATCTCAATAGACATATAAGATAATAATGTAAGTGCGGAAGTAAGAAATACTACAACCCAAGGATATAGTCTGAagctagtacaagagctactaaaatAAATACATAGTCTGAATAGAGTACTATAAGTCTCAAATGCTAGAACTATTGTCTCATGAGTAAAGAGAAGACAAGTATGCAAAGAGGAGTCTCCGGACTGCGGATCCGGCAAGTGGCTCACCCTGGAAGCTCTGACAAATAGGCCTAGGGATCACTCGCGAGGCTGAGATGTGAAACCagtaacaaactctgcactcaagaaaaagtgcaacaagagtagtatgagtacaaacacacgtattcgtaggtatcataggccgacaacgattagttTACATATACAAAGGAAAGAAACTAACATGTAGGCAGATAAGCAATCAAGTACTCAACAGTCTCAAGTGTAAGAGCAATCAAATGTACAATATCAGTTAATGTATAAGATCAACCAAATGTATAAGATGACATGTACATAGTCAAGGATAAATGAGTAAATGTATATACAATGCGCtggccaactttccaatctgcacacacatgctaagggcaatgcctcatagccatgacccatgggggactcgcgaagtccatgtacccctcGTCCAGGCAAATGACCTCGGGTACGAGCATTCTCTCGCTCcgataaatgacctcggatcactaGCACATATTTTTGCTCCGGTAAAAACCTCGGAGCAAGACTCTCCTTTTATGCTCTCCGGTGAAAACCTCGGAGGCTActctctctcacttatcatcatatcCAAACACAGTTcatatcaaatcatcatatgaaaTAAGAGTGCATGACATCAACATCAACAGTAATTCATATAAAAAATTCATCGGTACTTGCCAGAAAGTACACATCACAAATCATGTCATTTTCATATTCCTTCCCTTCCGGATGATAGGTGAAATAtcaagagagagatgaatgcaaAGACACATCACAAACATAACACATATCGCGACAATCCCACAAAACATctgacaataccaacctagttGGATTTCACCTCCACATCACGCCCGAAGGcatatcatgctttccccgtcaataactaacatttacatatgcttcgctaatcggagtctaaccaaaaaggtaagtcgtaacTTACCTCTCAAGCCGAACAGGTGCTACGAACCTCAAGCCAAAGCCTTTCCCTTCCGAATAGCTTCCAAACGATCAAATTCTATCAATTCATTATCCTACATTAGATTCTGAGACTaagatacccatattgccatagtaTTATTTGAAATCGAAAACAACCCTTAAAAAGGAAATTCGGGCCCGCAAAGGCAAGGGCTTTTAGCGGTAAATTAGGTTACCCAAAGTCTAGAGAGTCCAAAAAACAAGATTCATCACAATCTAACCTCAATTTAGCATTAATTTCCTTATTTTGTTAAAAAAACCCAATTTATAGGAAAAAAACCCTTATTTTCCATAACCAAAATCTTAAATAAAAGAGAGATTCAAGCTTAACAACTAGTTGCCCCAAAGATAAAATGACTAGATTTAAGGAGATTTCCCAACAAAACATGATTTAGCGTAAAAGATGGTTCAAAATAAACCTAGGGTTCATCACCGAAAAAACCCCCAACTAAAACATGATTCTCTAACATGATTTCCCCATTTTAATGGTAACATAAACAAATTAAGAAGGTATGAAACTTACTCAATGGAGAAACCCTATAAAAGACCAACAAAATCGCTCTTTAGAACTCCTTTTAATACTCTAATTTAGTGAATGAAAAGAAAGGTTTCGAATTAGGGCATTTATGTTTCTAATTTCAGCGATTCTCGCATCTGCGGCTCCCTATCCCGCAGACGCAAAATCGCATCCGCGGACAATTCTCCGCGGATGCGGACTCACTTACCAAATCATCATCTCGCATCTGCGGACCAAATCCTGCATAGGCGAGTCTGCAAATGGGACCCCAAGTCCGCATAGGTGGCACACCAGAAACCAGAATTTTTTGGTTTTTCACCAACTTCAACCCAAAACTTGACACTCATCCGAGACCTCTCAGATACAACCTAAACATGCATACcaatgtaaaaacacgctacgaactcacccgtgtctcgggaaccgaaccaacccCTCTACTAAGTTATAATCGATTCGTCGGACCTCATGGAATCGACGAAATTCCCAAAAAGGTGCATATACACAAAAGTCAAAGCGTATacacaaaagtcaacttttggtcaaccatttttcactttaagcctctaATTTTCTCAAATTTTGACCAAGACTCACCCGACTACCTCGGGAACCATtccacccatccccacaagtcaaacaCGCTCTAATAGAGCTAGGGAAAGGATCGACAGGGATAAAAGGATCAAATGGCTAAACAACCAAATGGGTTGTTACATACACGAATGAAAACAAATATAAAAAATTGTTACTAACTGGCAGTTACTAATCTAACAACCTTGCTGACATGACACTTCTGCCAGCTAATTCTTAACTAACTTCTTGAAATCCAATTAACTCTGAATTTCATGTATCACAATGTTTGCCAAACAATTTGAAGTGTAATTGATCAATTACCAAGGGCTTAGAAGGCGATGAATTTGGTTTGTGCTCCTTCAAAGAAATAtctccaaaacatgtataatatgtgtataataatgagtatacgttgattatacatttattatacgcAATACAATAATGATAGATTTTCTATACACATATAGTAGGGAAATATATCCTACACAATAATGATATAATTtatatacgtatgatacattttttatataataataaaataatttctatacatATGCTAGAATTAGTTTTAAAAAAGACCGTGAAATGAAGTTATTTTGAAAAGACTAAAAAACGTCTTTTGAGTTTCTTGGACCATTCGCTTGGCCCATTCGGTGTCAATTGTGTTTTCACATGTATCAATTGTGTTTTGACATACCTGACGGTAGTGGGAAAGGAGAATAACTTGCACTGATGTTCAGAATTAGTAGTAATAATGGCGAACAAAAGTATCTCTTTGCTTTCACATTTCAGCTCTTTTACTCCACAGCTCCAGCTAGTTCCCGTGCCAATGTCTTGGTGGACTTTATGGTGAACTCACTTGGCTTCTCAACAGAAGAAGCCATTTCTACCAGCTCCAAGGTATCTTGTTCAAGACTCAGAAACTATGAGCCCCATTTGTTACTTGATGTCTTTGACCAAATGGGTACTAACAAATTACAGATCAAAACCCTCATTTCTTCTTCCCCTAAATTGTTGATTTGTCGTGTTGACAAAAACCTTCAACCCAAAATTAAGGTTTTACAACAACTTGGCTTATCTGGCTCTGACCTTGTTACATTAATCAAGAAAAATTTCGAAATACCAGGTACTATATCGAAATTCATACTTACATAGACAATGCAAATATTATattataacatatgtaaaagagctAAAACCTTATTGCTTtagcctttttttaaaaaataatttacttGCCGACCATCAGAGGTGTTCCATTCACTCAATCAGAGTTCAGATGCTTGAATTTTTATTTCTATCCAGTTTGATTACTTTCATAGTTCATCTTGTCATACTAAAGTGTCCACTCCACAACAAATTTGATAAATGGAGGATTCTGGTGATTTGTGTGCTTAGAAATTACGTTCATAGTTCAAAGTATACATTGAAGTGTACTCTATCGACAAACATTTTCCTTTTATATTTTGGGTTCTGTATTCTCATATTGGTGAAGATTTCTTGTGATTCCTTTCGGTTCTGCCATCCACCTGACCTTCAAagataaaaaaagaaaattgCAATTTTCTATCCAAGCCGAACAAACCGAAGTTACCGAAACCATCATCTGTACGATATCCAGTCTTCTCCTAATTGGAGATTACTTGACACTATTGTGGCTCGATTGCTCATTTGCTCATTTGCTTCTTCCTTTGGGCATGAAGTGTTTGCTCAAAGATCTTTTGGATCCGTCGTTGTACTGTGTTATGTAGCTGCCTAGGCCCTCTGTTCTCTTAATCCTGTGAAGCGTATCTATTGGTATTGGCAGCACATGGCTTCTCTTAGTTAACGTTGTTCTATTATAGTACTGGAATCTTAATTTGGATTATATCATTGGGATAACTGTCGGACATTTACCTGGAACAGTCTTGGTTTTTGTGTAAGCTAGTTCTTTAATACGCTATTCCGTCATGATCTGAACCAAAGTGTTAAGAGAACTACATGCTACCTTTTAAGAATGAGATGCTTGAGGTATTTATGCATTAGAAATAGAAGCTAATAGATAATTCTTTTTGGTAAGATGTGTGGAGTATagcaattttttttgtttgttactGTCATAGAAATCAATCAAAACTCAAAATCGAAAACGTGCTTATTTCCTTGCGCCGAGATGCTTGATGTAAATGTAGAAGGAAGTAGCAGAAATTTCTTGcccttaatttttcattttttgaatGCATATCTCAATCAGTACAACATATTCATTTTTCCTCATGTTGGCTGAAACCTCAAGCCCTTCTACTTATGCATTGCTACGCAGAGAACTGGATGAAGGTCTTTAGTTTGTCTTATTTTGGCGCAACTAGAGCTGTAATGATTGTCTCATGTTGGAAACTCATATAGATAACAGCTTTTTAAAAAGAATCCCACTGGCCAATCCGCACTTTGTTTTTGAAATACAGCAGCACCAAGAGAAAACAGTCTACAAAGAAAAGAAATGTTGCTTAAAATAAACTGCAAGAAGCCTTCTGTTTAGGTCTTGGCCAAATTACTTGGTGTTGCTCTCCTTGAAATCACATTTGTAAGAAAACTCGGCCTTGGATTCTGTCTAGC
Coding sequences:
- the LOC132626913 gene encoding uncharacterized protein LOC132626913: MFRISSNNGEQKYLFAFTFQLFYSTAPASSRANVLVDFMVNSLGFSTEEAISTSSKVSCSRLRNYEPHLLLDVFDQMGTNKLQIKTLISSSPKLLICRVDKNLQPKIKVLQQLGLSGSDLVTLIKKNFEIPENWMKVFSLSYFGATRAVMIVSCWKLI